One stretch of Musicola paradisiaca NCPPB 2511 DNA includes these proteins:
- a CDS encoding GIY-YIG nuclease family protein, whose amino-acid sequence MIRLSTTRLAAKSTLDEILSEEDDLCLLNVHPLKHKASPVDLAGNQFAEIAAFYDRHGRMPTENSAASLDEKRLARRLRIIKENPNICASLQTLDCRGLLASNHIENGRTPLAAEPTPLSYANKSELVTSLEDIFADDEDGLLNFAEPDIFSLQYVSADKKEQPDDIAQRQPCQDFQRFEPLFYSLHKGLKNGVFSLERFTHKLKIVEGDFFILNGLLGYVHSAGERLGQYRTYNARLRLIFENGTEMNMLYQSLTHGLVRDKEGRKVQLNGKTLQPSDTAVPTGLVYVLATTSTDPALIPYKQSLYKIGFTETTVEQRIEHAEKDRTFLEAPVRIVATSQCFNLNAQKLEALVHGFLAARRLNITLKSHNGQIYTPREWFNVPLATVQAVIQHIVDGTISQYRLDNTTGKIVAKHPGL is encoded by the coding sequence ATGATCCGGTTATCGACAACGCGATTAGCGGCCAAATCAACATTAGATGAGATCCTCAGTGAAGAAGATGATCTCTGTTTATTGAATGTTCACCCTCTGAAGCACAAGGCGAGTCCTGTCGATTTGGCTGGCAATCAGTTTGCTGAAATTGCCGCGTTTTACGATCGGCATGGCCGTATGCCAACTGAAAACAGCGCCGCTTCTCTTGATGAAAAACGCCTGGCAAGACGATTGCGCATCATTAAAGAAAATCCCAACATATGTGCTTCGTTGCAAACGCTGGATTGCCGGGGGCTTCTGGCTTCAAATCATATTGAAAATGGTAGAACCCCACTAGCCGCTGAACCAACACCATTATCCTATGCCAACAAATCAGAACTGGTGACTTCTTTAGAGGATATTTTTGCCGACGATGAGGACGGTTTATTAAATTTTGCAGAACCTGATATCTTCAGCTTACAGTATGTTTCTGCTGATAAAAAAGAGCAGCCAGATGACATTGCTCAGCGCCAGCCGTGTCAAGACTTCCAGCGTTTCGAACCCTTGTTTTATAGCCTGCATAAGGGATTAAAAAATGGGGTTTTTAGTCTTGAGCGTTTTACACATAAATTGAAAATTGTTGAAGGCGATTTTTTTATTCTTAATGGGTTACTGGGATATGTCCATAGTGCTGGTGAACGTCTGGGTCAGTACCGTACTTACAACGCCCGATTGCGACTGATATTTGAGAATGGCACCGAAATGAACATGCTCTATCAATCCTTAACTCACGGTTTGGTGAGGGATAAAGAGGGGCGCAAGGTGCAACTCAATGGCAAGACGTTGCAACCATCAGATACTGCGGTGCCGACCGGCTTGGTTTATGTGCTCGCGACCACAAGTACAGACCCAGCGCTTATTCCTTATAAACAAAGTCTTTACAAAATTGGTTTTACTGAAACAACTGTGGAGCAGCGCATTGAGCATGCCGAGAAAGACCGTACTTTCCTTGAAGCACCTGTCAGGATTGTGGCTACCAGCCAGTGTTTTAACCTCAATGCCCAAAAATTAGAGGCATTGGTACATGGTTTCCTCGCTGCCCGTCGGCTCAACATTACGCTCAAGAGCCATAATGGTCAGATCTATACTCCAAGAGAGTGGTTTAATGTCCCATTGGCTACAGTTCAGGCCGTTATCCAGCACATTGTGGACGGAACTATTTCGCAGTACCGACTGGATAATACGACTGGGAAAATTGTTGCGAAACACCCTGGGTTATAA
- a CDS encoding recombinase family protein, translating to MLIGYVRVSTNDQNTDLQREALERLGCEQIFEEKISGTTEKKPKLNSALKALQAGDTLAVWKLDRLGRSMRQLVKLMDTLQQRGIHFRSVTDSIDTATPMGRFVFHIMGAMAEMERELIVERTRAGLAAARAKGRIGGRRPKLTPEQWAQAGHLLANGVPRQQVALIYDVAVDTLYRKFPVGRKLRAKT from the coding sequence GTGTTAATAGGCTATGTCAGGGTATCAACAAATGACCAAAACACCGATTTACAACGCGAAGCGTTGGAACGGCTAGGATGTGAACAGATATTTGAAGAGAAAATCAGTGGGACTACAGAGAAAAAACCGAAACTCAATAGTGCTCTGAAGGCATTACAGGCGGGGGATACGCTCGCGGTGTGGAAACTGGATCGATTGGGACGAAGCATGAGACAACTTGTCAAATTAATGGACACGTTGCAACAACGCGGGATTCATTTTCGTAGTGTGACCGATTCCATAGATACCGCCACGCCAATGGGAAGGTTTGTTTTTCACATTATGGGTGCGATGGCTGAAATGGAACGAGAGCTTATTGTCGAACGAACCCGTGCGGGTTTGGCTGCCGCTAGGGCTAAAGGACGCATAGGCGGACGCAGGCCCAAGCTAACGCCGGAGCAATGGGCGCAAGCCGGACATCTTCTGGCTAATGGCGTCCCGCGCCAGCAGGTGGCACTGATTTATGACGTAGCAGTAGATACCTTATATCGAAAATTCCCCGTCGGCAGAAAACTGAGGGCCAAAACGTAA
- a CDS encoding YlcI/YnfO family protein: MPTGSKNKRSTTKGIRFPHELIEEINASVAQEKTEDPDANFSAWVLDACNQKLAAPKRDKPVKS; the protein is encoded by the coding sequence ATGCCTACAGGTTCTAAAAACAAGCGTTCGACCACAAAGGGAATTCGCTTCCCGCATGAGCTTATCGAAGAAATAAACGCCAGCGTTGCGCAGGAGAAAACGGAAGATCCCGATGCTAATTTTTCAGCCTGGGTTCTGGATGCTTGCAACCAAAAATTGGCAGCGCCAAAACGCGATAAGCCAGTGAAATCCTAA
- the ccdB gene encoding type II toxin-antitoxin system toxin CcdB gives MQFIVYEYKRASHYKMFVDVQSDIVETPKRRMAIPLIESHHLSEKVNKTLFPLIRIDGEDYRLMTTELSSVPVEVIGEVIADLGGYADEIKDAINLMFWGI, from the coding sequence ATGCAATTCATTGTTTATGAATACAAACGAGCCAGTCATTACAAAATGTTTGTCGATGTGCAAAGTGATATTGTCGAGACTCCCAAGCGGCGTATGGCTATCCCGCTTATCGAATCGCACCACCTGTCTGAGAAAGTGAATAAAACGCTGTTCCCGCTGATTCGCATCGATGGGGAAGATTATCGGCTGATGACCACTGAGCTATCGAGCGTTCCTGTTGAGGTCATTGGTGAAGTTATCGCGGATCTTGGCGGCTACGCAGATGAGATCAAGGATGCTATTAATCTTATGTTTTGGGGGATTTGA
- the mobC gene encoding MobC family replication-relaxation protein — protein MLISDYRERRARSHEKMRLLLTFLREETYSDFKTLMLLFDYKNHKPLYLLLAKAIDMGLIQKHEINIKMVKTSLWGITNDGLSVVATPHEDGFPARFEPSKVTGWTLMQRLDRQLARLLLEKKGAYGWISGADSTFRSRYKVYHRPAGVITLPDGTVIAVETERHLKTKARYQAIITQHLITRTQKRWMYVFYIVPDPQKKRAIELLLNSVKHAIVNHQHIPLEAKHRNVFRVYTVEELRGLDLNLG, from the coding sequence ATGCTGATTTCTGATTACCGTGAACGCCGGGCGCGTAGTCACGAAAAAATGCGACTTCTGCTCACCTTTTTGAGAGAAGAAACCTACAGCGACTTTAAAACGTTGATGCTGCTTTTTGATTATAAAAATCACAAGCCGCTTTATCTGTTGCTGGCAAAAGCCATCGACATGGGATTGATCCAAAAGCATGAAATAAACATCAAAATGGTGAAAACCTCTCTGTGGGGGATCACCAATGACGGATTATCCGTTGTTGCCACACCCCATGAGGATGGTTTTCCTGCACGGTTTGAGCCCTCGAAAGTCACTGGCTGGACACTGATGCAGCGCCTTGATCGTCAGCTAGCACGGCTCCTTCTTGAAAAGAAAGGCGCTTATGGGTGGATCAGCGGCGCTGATTCAACATTCCGCAGTCGCTACAAGGTATATCATCGCCCGGCCGGGGTGATAACGTTACCAGACGGAACCGTCATCGCCGTTGAGACTGAGCGCCATCTGAAAACCAAGGCCCGTTATCAGGCAATTATCACACAGCATTTGATAACTCGTACTCAAAAACGTTGGATGTACGTCTTCTATATCGTGCCAGATCCACAGAAAAAACGGGCTATCGAACTGCTATTAAATAGTGTCAAACACGCCATCGTGAATCATCAGCACATCCCGCTGGAAGCGAAGCACCGCAATGTTTTTCGGGTTTATACGGTTGAGGAGTTGAGGGGGTTGGATTTGAATCTTGGCTAA
- the ccdA gene encoding type II toxin-antitoxin system antitoxin CcdA → MKHRVSVTVDKDNYQVLSAAGVNISGLVNDAIGKEARRIKAEVWRKENREGMEEVARLIAQHGSFADENRNW, encoded by the coding sequence ATGAAACACCGTGTCAGCGTTACCGTGGACAAGGACAATTATCAGGTTCTGAGTGCTGCCGGAGTCAATATTTCCGGGCTGGTGAATGATGCCATTGGCAAAGAAGCCCGCCGCATCAAAGCTGAAGTGTGGAGAAAGGAAAACCGCGAAGGGATGGAGGAAGTCGCCCGACTCATCGCACAGCATGGCTCCTTTGCGGATGAAAACAGGAACTGGTGA
- a CDS encoding tyrosine-type recombinase/integrase produces the protein MLTDSKVRSAKPLAKSYKLTDSHGLYLTVSASGAKLWYFRYRLGGKESRLAFGPYPQTTLAEAREKRDVARKLLASGISPSQLRKANNPAVEESRTFQYVAQAWHTSSLKLWSEAHADKILTCLKRYVFPTIGAMDIAQVETRHLAQLVKAIDDKGVHDVAGRVRQHLTKIMRHAVQQGVIKYNPAYDLDGVVTPVVTQHHPALPLKRLPELLEKMENYKGRMLTRLALELNLHVFLRSSELRFARWDEFNLKAHIWSVPAQREAVNGVRFSERGAKMKDEHLVPLSRQAVALLKQIQALSGESVFVFPGAHTLNKPMSENTVNKALRVIGYDTKTEICGHGFRTMACSALNESGRWSKDAIERQMSHKERNGVRAAYVHKAEHLEARIEMMQWWSDYLDVNREGYVAPYIYARSHSAG, from the coding sequence ATGTTAACTGACAGCAAAGTCCGATCCGCGAAACCTCTCGCAAAATCTTATAAGCTCACTGACTCGCACGGCCTGTACCTCACGGTATCCGCCAGCGGCGCTAAGCTATGGTATTTCCGCTATCGCCTCGGCGGTAAAGAAAGCCGTCTGGCTTTTGGCCCCTACCCGCAAACTACGCTGGCGGAAGCCCGTGAAAAGCGCGATGTGGCGCGTAAGCTGCTGGCGTCCGGCATCAGCCCTTCTCAGCTTCGCAAGGCGAACAACCCCGCCGTTGAGGAATCCCGAACATTCCAGTATGTCGCTCAGGCGTGGCACACCAGCAGCCTGAAACTCTGGTCGGAAGCCCATGCCGATAAAATTCTCACCTGCCTGAAACGCTATGTTTTCCCCACGATTGGCGCGATGGATATCGCGCAGGTTGAAACCCGTCATTTAGCGCAGTTGGTTAAGGCGATTGACGATAAAGGCGTGCATGACGTCGCCGGACGGGTACGCCAGCATCTGACCAAAATCATGCGTCACGCCGTCCAGCAGGGCGTCATCAAATACAATCCGGCTTACGATTTGGACGGTGTCGTGACCCCGGTCGTGACCCAACATCACCCCGCCCTGCCGCTGAAACGCCTCCCTGAACTGCTGGAGAAAATGGAAAACTACAAAGGCCGGATGCTCACCCGTCTGGCGCTGGAACTGAATCTGCACGTGTTTCTGCGCTCCAGTGAACTGCGTTTTGCCCGCTGGGATGAATTTAACCTGAAGGCGCATATCTGGAGCGTGCCCGCCCAGCGCGAAGCGGTAAACGGCGTGCGGTTCTCAGAGCGTGGCGCCAAGATGAAGGATGAACATTTGGTGCCGCTGTCACGGCAGGCGGTCGCCCTGCTGAAACAGATTCAGGCGCTTTCCGGCGAATCGGTCTTCGTTTTTCCCGGCGCACATACCCTGAACAAGCCGATGAGTGAGAACACCGTCAACAAGGCGCTGCGCGTGATCGGCTACGACACCAAAACCGAAATCTGTGGGCATGGTTTCAGAACGATGGCCTGTAGCGCCCTGAACGAGTCTGGACGCTGGTCAAAGGATGCCATTGAGCGGCAGATGAGCCACAAAGAGCGCAACGGCGTGCGGGCGGCTTACGTGCATAAAGCGGAGCATCTGGAAGCCAGAATCGAAATGATGCAGTGGTGGTCGGATTATCTGGACGTCAACCGTGAGGGCTATGTCGCGCCGTATATTTATGCGCGGAGTCATTCGGCTGGCTAA
- a CDS encoding DEAD/DEAH box helicase yields MNNLLHVEYGQTGQSTGLNSMGMREMQARAFAERNSQYLLIKAPPASGKSRALMFLGLDKLENQSVRKVIVAVPEKSIGGSFQETNLTEQGFFADWRVTSENNLCVDGGEAGKVQAFQRFMQGNERILICTHATLRFAFDKLVVTDFDNCLVAIDEFHHVSADGDNRLGNLIDELIKKSSAHIVAMTGSYFRGDTVPILLPEDEALFTKVTYTYYEQLNGYQYLKSLGIGYHFYQGRYIDALPTVLDTSKKTIIHIPNVNSGESTKDKYGEVDAIIDVLGSVIKRDPLTGVYHIAGKNGCELKLANLVDDNPNERPKIQAYLRNIKAVDDMDIIIALGMAKEGFDWPYCEHVLTIGYRSSLTEIVQIIGRATRDCTGKTHAQFTNLIAQPDAQDDDVKASVNNMLKAITTSLLMEQILAPNIQFKPRSQWDGQPLPPNTLLVDDSATSPVSPKVLDILNSDKNEIMATLMANEQLVKETISETTPPETFTQVALPAVIQTLYPDLTDEEQEQVRIGVLQSMLITQKGGVVDWEDLPQDANVDMANGAEEESVNSVAGKQFLKMGEKFICIDNLDIDLIDAVNPFHGAYEILSKSVTAPMLKTIQEAVSASRSQVSEEEAIILWPKIKQFTREQQREPSLNASDPIEKRYAEALAFIRKMKQQKLANQEQ; encoded by the coding sequence ATGAATAATTTATTGCACGTTGAGTATGGTCAGACGGGGCAAAGTACCGGCCTTAATTCGATGGGAATGCGTGAAATGCAGGCCCGAGCTTTTGCTGAACGAAATAGTCAGTATCTATTGATCAAGGCCCCTCCGGCTTCGGGAAAATCGCGTGCGTTAATGTTTCTGGGGCTGGATAAGCTGGAAAATCAGAGCGTGCGAAAAGTGATTGTCGCCGTTCCGGAAAAGTCTATCGGTGGCTCTTTTCAGGAGACCAATTTAACCGAACAAGGTTTTTTTGCTGACTGGCGTGTTACATCCGAGAACAATCTGTGTGTGGATGGTGGGGAAGCGGGTAAGGTTCAGGCTTTTCAACGCTTTATGCAGGGCAACGAACGTATTCTGATATGTACTCATGCGACCTTGCGTTTTGCCTTTGATAAATTAGTGGTAACAGATTTCGATAATTGCCTGGTGGCTATTGATGAGTTTCACCATGTTTCTGCCGATGGTGATAATCGGCTTGGTAATCTTATTGATGAGCTCATAAAAAAATCGAGTGCGCATATCGTTGCCATGACCGGATCATATTTCCGAGGCGATACCGTGCCGATCCTGTTGCCTGAGGATGAAGCGCTGTTCACTAAGGTGACATACACCTATTACGAGCAGCTGAATGGCTATCAATATCTTAAATCTCTGGGTATTGGTTATCATTTTTATCAGGGGCGTTATATTGATGCATTGCCCACGGTACTCGATACCAGCAAAAAAACGATTATTCATATTCCGAATGTCAATTCCGGTGAATCAACCAAAGATAAATACGGAGAGGTCGATGCTATCATCGATGTGCTTGGCAGCGTGATAAAACGCGATCCTTTGACTGGGGTTTACCATATTGCGGGAAAAAATGGCTGTGAGCTCAAATTAGCCAATCTGGTTGATGATAATCCTAACGAACGACCTAAAATCCAGGCGTATTTACGTAATATCAAAGCGGTTGATGACATGGACATCATCATCGCCTTAGGCATGGCGAAAGAAGGGTTTGATTGGCCTTACTGTGAGCATGTGTTGACGATTGGCTATCGCAGCTCTCTGACAGAAATTGTGCAGATTATCGGCCGGGCGACCCGAGATTGTACGGGAAAAACGCATGCTCAGTTTACCAATCTCATCGCTCAACCTGATGCACAGGATGATGACGTGAAGGCATCGGTCAATAATATGCTTAAGGCGATCACCACGTCGTTATTGATGGAGCAGATCCTGGCTCCCAACATCCAGTTTAAGCCTCGTTCTCAATGGGACGGTCAGCCACTGCCACCCAATACTTTGCTTGTAGATGATTCCGCAACCTCACCGGTATCCCCGAAAGTATTGGATATTCTGAACAGTGACAAGAACGAAATTATGGCGACTCTGATGGCTAACGAACAGTTGGTCAAAGAGACAATCAGTGAAACCACACCCCCCGAAACTTTCACTCAAGTGGCTTTGCCTGCTGTGATTCAGACGCTTTACCCAGATTTGACCGACGAAGAGCAGGAACAGGTACGCATAGGAGTATTACAAAGTATGTTGATCACTCAGAAAGGGGGCGTGGTTGATTGGGAAGACCTGCCGCAGGATGCCAATGTGGATATGGCGAATGGCGCTGAAGAAGAGTCAGTAAACAGTGTCGCAGGTAAGCAGTTCCTGAAGATGGGTGAAAAGTTCATCTGTATTGATAATTTGGATATAGACCTGATAGATGCGGTTAATCCGTTCCATGGTGCTTATGAAATTCTCTCTAAATCGGTAACTGCGCCTATGCTGAAAACCATTCAGGAAGCGGTAAGTGCCAGCCGATCGCAGGTCTCCGAAGAAGAAGCAATTATACTTTGGCCTAAGATCAAGCAGTTCACCCGAGAGCAACAGAGAGAGCCGTCGCTGAATGCCAGTGATCCGATTGAGAAGCGTTATGCCGAAGCGCTCGCCTTTATCCGCAAAATGAAGCAACAGAAGTTGGCTAATCAGGAGCAGTAA
- a CDS encoding class I SAM-dependent DNA methyltransferase yields MRQGSSRNIAKEPGQVGIKNKLWFQSAAEGEELETLLNQCIDDPAIAKNKIRFVLITDFTRFLAWDTASKERLDIEMDELHSNYGFFLPLVGLEKAIISSENPADVKAAEKMGRLFDLIRVHNDLSKSEDIHALNVFLTRLLFCLFAEDTGIFALAQFTSAVKSFTEEDGSDLDSFLYQLFGVLDEKPDSPQRQRLPAHLAAFPYVNGGLFASDEPVPELRKKGRKILLECGTMNWSEINPDIFGSMFQAVIDVEQRSRLGQHYTSYRNIMKVIQPLFLDPLRVELDKQRNNAKGLKALLVRLGKIKVFDPACGSGNFLIVAYKALRNLEIEVIEALRELEPQTFSMSGLHLSQFYGIEIDDFASQIARLSLWLAEHQVNSQWEKAFGFAPLALPLRESGNIHSGNSLRLDWYQVCPKKVDDEVYVIGNPPFLGTLGRSDEQRADMQAVFSDFKALGTLDFVACWFWKGAQYIQHSCAELALVATNSICQGEQVATLWPPIFSLGLNIHFAYPTFPWVNNARDKAAVHVIIIGLSAQSRTRKLYQRVNREWHCKQIDNISPYLIEGSNITIFSRNKPMVNGVSSLLFGNKPTDGGHLLLSRQERDELLKKEPKSERWIKKLLGADEYLNSKERWCLWLVGITNDELQAMPLVYQRVQRVAETRRKSPDKGAQKMAERPHQFRDLNNPNNYILVPSVSSERRTYVPLGFFNAEVISTNLNYIIPNGTLYEFGILSSLMHNDWMRLVAGRLKSDYRYSASVVYNPFPWPEVTEIQRKEIEILAEDVILIREEFPGRTLAELYDPDKMPQKLLTAHQALDTAVDRLYREPPFKDAADRLSCLLARYEALTQKLTVTQAKPRKSRTPANAGNHNE; encoded by the coding sequence GTGCGTCAGGGCAGTAGCCGTAACATCGCTAAAGAGCCTGGTCAGGTCGGTATCAAGAATAAACTCTGGTTTCAGTCTGCTGCGGAAGGAGAAGAGCTTGAGACTCTGCTAAATCAGTGCATTGATGACCCAGCGATAGCTAAAAATAAGATCCGCTTCGTGCTGATCACTGATTTTACTCGCTTTCTGGCTTGGGATACCGCAAGTAAAGAGCGGCTCGACATTGAAATGGACGAGTTACATAGCAACTATGGTTTCTTTTTGCCGTTAGTGGGCCTTGAGAAAGCCATTATCAGCAGTGAAAACCCTGCTGATGTGAAGGCCGCCGAGAAGATGGGGAGATTGTTTGACCTCATCCGAGTCCACAATGACCTCAGTAAGTCGGAAGATATCCATGCCCTTAACGTCTTCCTGACTCGCTTGTTATTTTGCCTTTTTGCCGAAGACACCGGTATTTTTGCCCTCGCCCAGTTCACGTCTGCTGTCAAAAGTTTTACCGAAGAAGATGGCAGCGATCTGGATTCATTTCTTTATCAGTTATTTGGTGTGTTAGATGAGAAGCCTGACAGCCCGCAGCGGCAAAGGCTACCCGCCCATCTTGCAGCATTTCCGTATGTAAATGGTGGATTGTTTGCCAGCGATGAACCGGTTCCCGAACTGCGCAAAAAGGGGCGCAAGATCTTACTCGAATGCGGAACCATGAACTGGAGTGAGATTAACCCAGACATTTTCGGCAGCATGTTCCAGGCTGTGATTGATGTGGAACAGCGCAGCCGCTTAGGGCAGCACTACACTTCATATCGCAATATCATGAAGGTGATTCAGCCCCTGTTTCTTGATCCGTTACGCGTTGAACTGGATAAACAACGTAACAATGCCAAGGGGCTTAAAGCGTTACTGGTGCGACTCGGCAAGATCAAAGTATTCGATCCTGCATGTGGATCCGGTAATTTCCTGATTGTGGCCTACAAAGCGTTACGCAATCTGGAAATTGAAGTGATTGAAGCTCTGCGTGAGCTGGAACCTCAAACATTTTCAATGAGCGGTCTTCATCTGTCACAGTTTTACGGCATTGAGATTGATGACTTCGCCAGCCAGATCGCTCGGTTATCCCTCTGGCTGGCGGAGCACCAGGTGAATAGTCAGTGGGAAAAAGCGTTTGGTTTCGCGCCACTGGCATTGCCGTTACGTGAAAGTGGAAATATTCATAGTGGTAATAGCTTGCGTCTTGACTGGTATCAGGTCTGTCCTAAAAAAGTTGATGATGAAGTGTATGTAATCGGTAATCCGCCCTTTTTAGGAACACTGGGACGTTCAGATGAGCAACGTGCTGATATGCAGGCTGTATTTAGCGACTTCAAAGCGTTAGGAACCTTAGATTTTGTTGCTTGCTGGTTCTGGAAAGGGGCGCAATACATTCAACATTCATGTGCTGAGCTGGCCCTGGTAGCAACCAATTCCATTTGTCAGGGAGAGCAGGTTGCGACACTGTGGCCGCCAATTTTTTCCCTCGGGCTAAATATCCATTTTGCTTATCCAACTTTTCCATGGGTGAACAATGCCCGTGATAAAGCAGCTGTTCACGTAATTATCATCGGGTTATCAGCTCAATCAAGAACAAGAAAATTATATCAGAGAGTTAATAGAGAGTGGCATTGTAAGCAGATTGATAATATTAGTCCGTATTTGATTGAGGGGAGTAATATTACTATTTTTTCACGGAATAAACCGATGGTTAACGGAGTGTCATCTTTATTATTTGGCAATAAGCCAACTGATGGTGGACACTTATTGTTAAGTAGGCAGGAACGGGATGAGTTATTAAAAAAAGAACCCAAATCTGAACGCTGGATTAAGAAATTGTTGGGGGCCGATGAGTATTTAAATAGCAAAGAGCGTTGGTGTTTATGGCTGGTAGGGATAACAAATGATGAGCTTCAGGCAATGCCACTTGTTTATCAGCGAGTGCAGCGTGTAGCGGAAACACGCAGGAAAAGTCCTGATAAAGGTGCACAAAAAATGGCAGAGCGGCCACATCAATTTCGGGATTTAAATAACCCTAATAACTATATCCTAGTTCCCAGCGTGTCATCAGAGCGTCGCACCTATGTTCCCCTAGGTTTTTTTAATGCAGAGGTAATTTCAACAAACCTTAATTATATTATTCCCAACGGCACACTATACGAATTCGGCATACTTTCTTCTTTAATGCATAACGACTGGATGAGGTTGGTAGCTGGTAGGTTGAAAAGTGACTATCGCTATTCTGCATCGGTAGTTTACAACCCTTTTCCCTGGCCTGAAGTGACCGAAATACAACGCAAAGAAATCGAGATTCTTGCCGAAGACGTGATTTTAATCCGTGAAGAATTCCCAGGACGTACACTCGCTGAACTCTATGATCCCGATAAGATGCCGCAAAAGCTGTTAACCGCCCATCAGGCTCTCGATACCGCGGTGGATCGACTTTACCGTGAGCCCCCATTCAAAGATGCAGCCGACCGCTTAAGCTGCCTGCTGGCACGTTATGAAGCACTGACGCAGAAACTGACAGTAACTCAGGCTAAACCAAGAAAGAGCAGAACACCGGCCAACGCAGGAAACCATAATGAATAA